The Apium graveolens cultivar Ventura unplaced genomic scaffold, ASM990537v1 ctg4291, whole genome shotgun sequence genomic sequence gtttggataatttaatctataatttaCTTATAAGTTAGTGATGTGTTTGGTAagttataacttataagttataatttttctaaaaaaataaactttttaatataataattgaACACATGAAAATAAAATTGAAAAGATAAAGTATTAAAGAAAAATTTTGAAATACAAATTTCTAAAAAATAGGAAAATAGCTTGAGCTGATGCGTTTATAGAGGAAAGAGGTAAACTATTAAAAATGAAACAGTTGTGAAACGTAATGAAAACGTGAATGTACGTCTAGACCAACTTTCTAATATTGGTGGGATCATTTAATTAAGTGTCCCAGACAGTCTGCACAAACATAAAATGGGCTTTTGGCCCATAAACTGCCAGATATGCACTTAGTAACGACATACTTTTTCttaacttattttttatttttttaataattttagttttgaaatatattttttaaatgttaatctaactcaaaatataaaaattaagataattatatttaaaaattatttattttagttaatttaaataaaaacaaTTCTGACTTATAAATTAAATTATCCAAATACTTGTATAACTTATACACATTTATCAACTTATTACTTATCAGTAATTTATTCAGTTTAagttataaattatttattttaagatttttcaAATGAGAACTAATggtgtgtttggtattgctgttgcagacagcaacagcagcttttcgctgaaaagcagctaaaaaactgtttggtaaaatttaaaagctgcttttcggaaaagtgcttttggcctaaaagctgctgttagagaaagcaagtcccccatgcttttagaaaaagctgcttttcagctattgcgggaagcagatgctgatttcaccatcaaaccttaccaaaagcatcattatttttaattttttgcatcaacacatatacgtatcaaaaaaattaccaaacagtcatctgatttttacaacaacacttttttcggcagcactttttctaacagtacaacaatttttaacagcaatcccaAACAGAGCCTAAATCTGAAAAAAAATTGCTTATGCGTAACCATACTGTGCTGAGAGTCAATAGACTTACTAATGTCCTACCTGATCGATTGATATGCTGGCGTGAAAATGGAGTTGATATGTTTGaggagatataaatgtatatTTTAGATATTGCCTGCAAGTAATTACACATATTGACCTAAATAaaaaattaccaaaatcaagtgaacacgcccgcaagggttggctcagttggttaaagagaggaaaactaaCCTCTTGGTTTCGAATTCCACGGGAGGataatttatgattatgcctcctgagccagagcctctcgcttaaatgcggtttaccttggttcacgttgtttgcaggctattacgtgaacccgtagggtttacccagtgcgcacccgaagggtagcggttgcgggttacctacgataaaaaaaaataaataaaaaaaatcaagtgAACACTGCACATTCGGAACTGTGTTTTCGTTTATTATAGACAGCTAATTTAAGTTTTCCTTAACATTTTCACGGTGGGACAAATGGCTTTGTCTTTTCTTTAAACCTAATACTAAACGAATATTTTTTGTATTTTCGCTTATTATTGTTAAGGAAATACATTAGTTGGAGGTTTGTTCTGAGCATTATGCATTTGAGGTAGCAATTTAGACAGCTGGTCAAGTTGTTGAGGTGTAAAGAGGAGTCCAGAGGCATCAGATGGAGTGTCTATATGAACATGGGCAGCCATTCTTGGTGGAGTATTTGGTTGAGGTCTGTGCCATCTGGGATTTGTTGTTGCAGGGCCCTTCTTGAGTTGTTTAGTGTCCCACCGGGTGTGCCATGCTTGGCATGCCACCTAGGATACCCAATGACTTGCCAACACTTTGTAGAAGAAAGGCCTTTGGCACCACAAACATTACAGGTCATATTTCGATCAGGGTTGTGCTTGCTGTACATAGCCATCAAATCAACAGAGGGTTTATTTATGTTTGAGCTTAACAAAGACCTTTGCGCCTCTTCTTGTTCTAACGTGTCACAAGCAGTTTCAACTGTAGGAAGAGGAATCTGCATCAATAAATTACTCCTATGGGTATTGTATTGCTCATCCAACCCATTTAAAAACTGAAAAAGGCGAGATTCCTCTTTCTGCAGATTAATAACTTCAAGTAGTTTCAAGACATCAGCTGTAGTAGATGTAACAGTAGGTAAAAGATTAAGGGAGTCCAACTCCTCCCAGATAGACTTCATAGCAGTGTAGTATTCAGTGATAGAGTCTGAGTTTTGCTTTAACTCGAAAACATCTCTATTGAGTTTGTACTTTCTACTACCATTAGTTAGAGAGAATCGTTTTTCAAGGTTAAACCATATGTCCTTGGCTGAAGACATGTACATAATCAATTTTTTAATGGTAGGGGAAACATTAGCTGTAAGCCAGGCAATCACCATATTATTACAGGTTTCCCACATCTCAGCCTTAGCTACATCATCAGTAGGGATAGAAACAGTACCAGTTACGAAGCCCAACTTACGTTTCGAAGAAAGATTGATTTCCATCGACCTCCTCCAGGCTCTGTAGTCCGAGGATCCTTGAAGTTTGTCCACTTGTATTGAGGCGACATTATCAGATGGGTGTAAGAAGAGAGGTGTCATCATATCTTGATAAGACACACGAGTTCCAGCCATTTAACACTCGAGAGGAAAGATAAGAACAAGATCGAGACCGACACAGGGGCAGATAAGAAGAaagatttgattttttttatgttcttagaaaagtagatctgagaaatcagaaaaagtcaagaTTCAAGAAATTGAGAAGATAAGATGGGGAGATGAGGAATGATTCAGAAACTGTGATTCTTTAACATTTCCGCTCTGATACCATAATAACAAGCATGATATGATTCAAGAATGTAAAGAATCTTAACATCAAGAATACAGAATAAAGAGAAATAGGAGACAAAAGGATAGGGCTAAGGATTCATATATTTCATGAGAAGACAAATCATTCTCCTGTCCTGGTACAAAGGAAATAGAGAGCTATATATGGTCTCAGCTAACAAACAAAAAAGAATACCCCACATTCTTATTTTCTGCTAATCTTAGCCACTAGATTATAACTAACTTGATAGCTCAGTAGACTACAAAATACCATATAAAAATAAGGTAAAACCAAGAGAAAATACTAATGTATTTCCTTAACATAAACCGTTGATTTAAGTTTTTCTTAATATTCCCACGGTAAGACAGATGACTCTATCTGTTTTGAACCTAATACCAAACAAATATTTTTAGCCTGGTAAAGGAAACATACATACGTCATAGACGAAGAATATGATTAGCCATACAATTTAGTGCTGATGATGGAGATAATGCTTCAAGAGGCAGTCACTTGCATCCTACACACACGTAAACCAGACATTTAGTAGAAAAAACTCACTAATATATTTTGTATAAtccaaaaaataataattttaccTTTGTTGAATCATGAATGTATCATCTTTAATTTGTTGACCAATATAAGATTGGTGCGTGGTGTAATCTGCAAGGCAAGGAGTTGAAACCAGCCAATTGTTTTATCTCACAGTCATAGGTATATTTTTTGTGTATCAATTAAATGAAAAGTAAAACAACTATTAATTTATTcgaataaattatatattttgtACAAAATAAAATGTATTAAGTCATACTCCCTCTGTCCGCTAAATAGTTTACGTACActgtttgcacgtatttcgagatttcaataaagtatagtttcataatgttttttcttaatttttttgaataaaaatttaaatatgaaactttttttcagattttttttctaaataaatattataaaagtatactttaaacgagcattaaaaagcgtgccgaaaagtaacgtaACAAATCCTGTATGACGGAGGGAGTAACATAAACCTTGTGAGGTTGCGTGTTATGATGTGTACGAAGAGTCAGTGTCCTATtatcatgttagatatatttgataatgtcatgactaatgtgatttatgtttagtttacaaatcttacttaaacaggacaaatcaatacttaactgaaatcagtacttatactgaagtcagaacttaagtcatcagtatttaaggttcagaagatatttatcagaagataatatcaggacttaaaggaaacgttcagataaggaaggcagctgattcacaggaagagaagatcgagacaaacataagaagagatatgcatgaagaaggaattctatgaagaataaaatacttggaagaaaagatatctgattgatatattttaggaagcaaaattatattccatatcaattagcgatcatcttgtaactgtgtagtatataaacacaaacatagggtttacactataagtgttatcataatcgagaagattattcattgtaaccctagcagctctcgtgatatttgttcatcactgagagagaacagttccatactgtaacagagtttattgttttgaataaagtttgttttctgttacttgagttattaaagttcgatttgattgtgctatacactgtattcaccccctctacagtgtgtgagTGACCTAACATATCATAATTGTCAAAAGATCCTAGAGctaagaaaagaaataaaataaactCTATAAAAGGTATTTTGATTACTTAACCGTTAATTAGTATCCTAATATATTAGTATCATAGTTAATTAATATCCTATTTATATTAAGTATATAAATTGATGGATTATGCAAGAGAAGAAAAAAAGCTTTGTTTGATAATAAAGTGGTAAAAATGAATAGACCATTTAGTTCAGCAAGATGCTAATAATTATAGTGTATGGAGCATATTTCCTTGTTCAATTTGGGCATCCATGTGGTATAGGTAAATTGGtagaaaaatttaaaaattaaagaGAATCAGGGATGAAATTTGATTGATTGGTCCAACATAAGAGAGTCGTGTATTCAAGTTAGGTAACTGAGTAATACTCTACTTTAAATGGTTAAGCTAAATAATTATAGAGTTGATGAAAATAAGTCCTGTGGTCATCATGGAATACTTGAGAGATAAGTAGTAGTCGGCTTATATAAATATAATGGTAATAGGAACTTAAAATCGAAAGTGACTTTGTTCAGGGAATGTTGGATATAAAATCTAGTAAAGGAGCAAAGATTAAGGCAGTATGGTTTATTGGAGGacaaattttcataaatatacGGCTTATCAAGTATATTTACTTTAATAGTTTTAATAAAAGTTCTAATTCAGAGTAATATAAGGAcgtaaaaaattatattaaaatttggCTATGAAAATAGAATAAAAAGATAACGTTAAAGAAGGGgaaatttaatataaatttattataGTTAGAATAACTTGACCGATGGAACGTAGTATTTCTCAATaaggtatatatatatgtaatccTGGTTATTAAAATCATTGTAATAACTGACAAATTTTGTATATTAGATTAATTTACAACTTTGTTAGTTCTATCGAGGTTGGATAAGCTTAATTTCAAATAGTAAAATATATTGAGAATGTAGGATTTCTTGATTCACTGAAGGTTATCAATTCTATTAAACTCTATTATAAACGAGAATCTATTGAAGATTTGAGAGTCTaagtttaaaataattaatttcaTTTTGGGCTCTATAACAAGTTGAATGCGATATCCACATGAGGGAAAAGAAAGGTTATCCGGACTCAAAATTCACATAAGAATTTGAC encodes the following:
- the LOC141701677 gene encoding uncharacterized protein LOC141701677 yields the protein MAGTRVSYQDMMTPLFLHPSDNVASIQVDKLQGSSDYRAWRRSMEINLSSKRKLGFVTGTVSIPTDDVAKAEMWETCNNMVIAWLTANVSPTIKKLIMYMSSAKDIWFNLEKRFSLTNGSRKYKLNRDVFELKQNSDSITEYYTAMKSIWEELDSLNLLPTVTSTTADVLKLLEVINLQKEESRLFQFLNGLDEQYNTHRSNLLMQIPLPTVETACDTLEQEEAQRSLLSSNINKPSVDLMAMYSKHNPDRNMTCNVCGAKGLSSTKCWQVIGYPRWHAKHGTPGGTLNNSRRALQQQIPDGTDLNQILHQEWLPMFI